The Actinomycetota bacterium region TAGACCCCCAGCGTCGCCCGAGCCATGAGCGCGACGTCGAAGCGCTCCGTGAGTTCCTCCGCTGCGGCACGCACCAGCCCGGAAGCGAGTCGATCGTCAGCGAGGACTCGCCGGACGGCCGCTGCCAGGACGACCGGATCGTCACGCGGGACGAGCAGGCCCGTCACCTCGTGCGTCACCACGTCGACGGTCCCGACGACGTCGGTGGCGACGACGGGGACGCCCGCCCGGAAGGCCTCCAGCGGCACGTACGGGGCTCCCTCCCACCGCGATGGCAACACGAGCACGTCGAACTGCGGCAGCAGCGCCGCGGCGTCCTCGACGTGGCCCAGCAGGTGGACCCGTGAGGACAGGTCGGTGGCGTGCACCTGGGCGGCGACGGCCTCGGCTCGGGGACCATCGCCGACCACCACGACGTGGACGTGGCTGGGGAGCAGACGGGCGGCCGTCACGAGCACGTCGGGGCCCTTCTGCCGGGCGAGTCGGCCGACGAAGCCGACGATGGACGCATCGTCCGGCACCCCCCGCTCGTTGCGAAGGTTCCTCCCCGAGGGTCTGGGCGCCCGTGGGTCGATCCCGTTGGGGATCACCACCACCTGGTCCGGGCGCGCCGCCCCGGCTGCCAGGAGCAGGTCGCGCTCGCTGCTGGAGACGGCGACGATGGCGGTCGCGAGCGGTGCGAGCGAGCGTTCCACTAGGCGAACGGCGCGGGAGGGGTGCAGCCCGTTGGGGGTGTAGACGACCGCAGCCCGACGCGCGGCGGCGAGACGAGCGACGGTTCCTCCGACGGTGGCGTGACCGTGCACGACATCGGGCCGCAGGCGGGTGGTGAGGCGACGGACCTCGATGATGGCGCGCCCCAGGTCGGGGTGAAGGGGCTGGCGCCGCATCGGGGCGCGGTGGACCGTCACCCCGAGCTGTGCGAGCGCGCGAGCGGTGGCCTCCGGGTCGTGCTCTCCACGGATGCTCGGCTTCCGGGGTAGGACCACGTGGTGGTCCGCCGGGACGTGGCGCACCAGGTCGAGCAGGTGACGGCCGGTGCCGTGAGCCGTCGCCTCGATGACGTGCAGGACCTTCAACCGGTCAGGCACGCGGCGTACACCTCCTCGGTCCTCGCCACGGTGGAGTCCCACGTGAACGTCCTCGCGCGGGAGCGGCCACGTGCCGTCAGGTCCGCGACGAGCTGGTCGTCGCGCGCCAGCTCATCCAGCGCCTCGGCCCAAACGCCGACATCCAGCACGTCGAGTAGCCACGCCCCGTCACCGACGACCTCGGGGATGGCACCGGTCCGCGCGGCGAGCACCGGTGTCCCCGCGGCCATCGCCTCGAGCGGTACCAGCCCGAAGCCCTCGTCGAGTGCGGGGTGGAGGACCGCTCTGGCACCGGCCACCAGGGCCGGGAGGTCGTCATCCGGGACGAACCCGACGAACCGCACCCGCTCGAGCACCCCGAGCTCCGACGCGACGTCCCGGAGCGACCGCTCGGCTCCGCCGGGAGGACCCGCGACGACGAGTGGGAGGTCAGAGCGCGCCCGCGCCAACGCTCGGACCGCGGTGACGAGACCCTTGCGCGCCACGAGCCCGCCGAGGGCCAGCCAGTACCCCTCCGCCGGTAGGCCGAAGGGCACCGGCCCGCCGGGAGGCTGTCGGAAGCGATCGTCCACGCCTTCGTGCACCACGTGCACGCGAGTCGGGTCCACAGGGAGCGCGCGTGACAGGCGGTCCGCGACGACGCGGGAGGGCACGATGACCGCCGCCGCCTCGGGCAGCCGTCTCGCGATGCCGCGGAACAGCAACCCCCCACGGCGCGGGGACCACCTCGGCTGCTCCAGCGGGAACAGATCGTGGACGGTGTAGATGGTCGGTACGTCCGCCGGGACCGCGACGACGCCGTCAGCGACGTGCACGAGGTCGACGCTCGGCACCAGACGGTCGATGCGAGGTCGACCCGTCAGGGTCCATGCCGCCAGGACCCCGCGCCGGGTCCCGCCGATGCGCACGGTCGGGGCGGGCGCCCAGGACGGCGCCGCATCGCCGCGGTCGAACGGGGCGACGAGGACGACGTCGTAGACCTCCCGCCGCACCAGCCCGCCCGCGAGCTGCACGAGGTAGCGGCCGAGCCCCGTCATGTGCTCCAGCGGCGCATCGAGGCGGTGGGCAGCGAGCGCGACCAACGGGGCGGTCACCTCGTCACCAGCCCCTCGTACAGGCGGACCCAGGTCTCGATCGTCGTCCCGGTCGAACCGTGTCGCGTACCAGGTGGGGTGCGGTCCGGATCCTCGGTGCCGAGGTCCAGGGCGCGCTGCAGGGCGGCCACCAGGGCGGCAACGTCCTCGACCGGCACGAACGAGATGGCGTCGCCGTCCGTGCCCTGCTCGCGGAGCGCTGGCAGATCGCTGGCGACCGCCGGGATGCCGACGCGGAGCGCCTGCGCGAACGCCAGTCCCTGGGTCTCGGTACGCGAGGGTTGCACGTACACGCGAGCGCGAGCGACGAGCGGCCAGGGATCATCGACGTGGCCCCGGAAGTGCACGGCACCGACCAGGTCGCGAGCCGCGGAGCGCTCGCGGAGTGCCCGCTCGTAAGCGGGTTGGTGCG contains the following coding sequences:
- a CDS encoding glycosyltransferase; its protein translation is MPDRLKVLHVIEATAHGTGRHLLDLVRHVPADHHVVLPRKPSIRGEHDPEATARALAQLGVTVHRAPMRRQPLHPDLGRAIIEVRRLTTRLRPDVVHGHATVGGTVARLAAARRAAVVYTPNGLHPSRAVRLVERSLAPLATAIVAVSSSERDLLLAAGAARPDQVVVIPNGIDPRAPRPSGRNLRNERGVPDDASIVGFVGRLARQKGPDVLVTAARLLPSHVHVVVVGDGPRAEAVAAQVHATDLSSRVHLLGHVEDAAALLPQFDVLVLPSRWEGAPYVPLEAFRAGVPVVATDVVGTVDVVTHEVTGLLVPRDDPVVLAAAVRRVLADDRLASGLVRAAAEELTERFDVALMARATLGVYRDVTTPGGASV
- a CDS encoding glycosyltransferase family 4 protein, translating into MTAPLVALAAHRLDAPLEHMTGLGRYLVQLAGGLVRREVYDVVLVAPFDRGDAAPSWAPAPTVRIGGTRRGVLAAWTLTGRPRIDRLVPSVDLVHVADGVVAVPADVPTIYTVHDLFPLEQPRWSPRRGGLLFRGIARRLPEAAAVIVPSRVVADRLSRALPVDPTRVHVVHEGVDDRFRQPPGGPVPFGLPAEGYWLALGGLVARKGLVTAVRALARARSDLPLVVAGPPGGAERSLRDVASELGVLERVRFVGFVPDDDLPALVAGARAVLHPALDEGFGLVPLEAMAAGTPVLAARTGAIPEVVGDGAWLLDVLDVGVWAEALDELARDDQLVADLTARGRSRARTFTWDSTVARTEEVYAACLTG